GATTAACGTGTCACTGCCTGTTGGAGGTGTTGCGTCATAGGGCCGCGCTGACAGAATTGAATCGCGAAGTCACGTGCTCATTCGTCCTTAATGGGCTCCAAGCATTCTCACTCCCAAACCCATGCCTCCCTATCTTATCCAGAAGCTGGAGGTTTCGTTTCTTGTGACTTGTCTTTCATATCCAGCATCTTGATCATCGAATAGTCTGTGGTTTCCTCCTGTGAATTTCTGGAGCCATCGACGGCATGTTATGTCACTAGAAAGTCGGAGGAGAGAGGCCCTCGGCCCGGCTCACGAAAGACCACGACAGCTCCCTCCATCAACTTCCAAGGCCCGTTTCCAATTGCAAATTGCGTATCTATCAAGTTAAATAGAAACTAATCAATACCTCGGTTCATCTAAACAATTATTCCCTTCCTGATGACAAAGTCCCGCTACGCAACGGAGAAGCCTAGTCAATCTCCACGATCAGTAATCTTTTTTCCAAGCGCCATGCTTTAAAGCCCGTCACGGCCTCAGGAGCCACCTTATCTTGCAGCTTTGTCAGCGCCCCAAAACAATCAAAATCGGACTCTTCACATACACTATCCGACCCCAGTGCAGTTTTTCGGGCTGAACATGATGCGATTCGCGGTAGATGGCGTCTGCAGTCCAACATCACGCAACAGCTGTCCACTCATGAGTTTCTCCGACAAGGTTATTCGCATTCAGCCGCAGGTGGCTTCTCGAAAGCATTGAGGGCAGCATTTGTAAGTATAtgttgagaagatgggcaTAAATAAGAACATATGTAGCTCCTCTGAGGTGAAAGATCCTCTTCAGCTCAACACGCATCTACTTCCAACTCAAGTCTCTTGATAAACAACTCACTTTATCCTCCTCCGAAAACACACATCATGTCCAGCAAGCCCATTGTCCTTGTAACTGGTGCCAATGGCTACATCGCCGGCCCAGTCATTGCCGCTTTTCTCGAAGCTGGCTACGCCGTCCGTGGATCTGTCCGCTCGAAGGCTTCAGCAGACACCCTCGTCAAGGCACTGTCCCAGTACGGCGATGCTCTTGAAATTGTCGAGGTCCCCGACATTATCGCTCCAGGAGCCTTTAACGAGGCTGTCAAGGGTATGCCAGAACATGTGCTCTCATCAAGTGTTATCTGACATCCATAGGTGTCCATGCCATCGCTCATCTTGCTTCGCCCGTGAGCCTCTCCTTCACTGACCCAGACCCTGTCCTCGAAGCAGCGATCCAGGGCACCCGAGGTGTTTTGGAGTCTGCCATCACCGAGCCCTCCATCAAGTCGGTTGTTCTCATGTCTTCGGttgccgccgttgctgctCACGATAAGGAGCTTCCTTATCGCTTCACCGAGGCTGATTGGAACCTTGGAGCTCTGGACTTGGTGAAGGCGCTTGGCAAGAACACACCCGGTCCGCTCATCTACGTCGCGAGCAAGGTGGCTGGCGAGAAGGCCTTCTGGGACTTCcgagatgagaagaagcctAGTTTCTCCATGACGGCTCTGAACCCTACGTGAGTTTCACCAAGATGCTCGAGTCGCCTATCCTGCAAGTTTGCTAATGAGCAATGCAACAGCTTCGTCATGGGACCGACTCCAGCTCTCGATTCACTCTCCAAACTTGGTGGCACAACAGCCTTCATCTGGCAGGTCTTTTCCGGACAAGAAATCCCCGAGCCCCTCTCGCCGGGCTCGTCCTTTGTCGATGTCCGCGACATTGCCCGTGTTGCCGTCTTCAGCGTCGACCATCCTGAGAAGGCCAATGGAGAGCGCTTCCTGCTCACGTCAGGACAGTTCCCTCCCCAGGCTGCGGCCGACATTCTCCGAAAGGCTTTCCCTGAACGCCAGgacatcatcaaggttgGAACTCCAGGGAAGGGATACAACCCTGGATATGTGTACGACGAGAACAGAGTCATTGATGGCTCAAAGGCTGTCAGGGTGACAGGAAAGGATTATTATCCTGTGGAGCAGACAATCATCGATACTGCCAAGTCTTATGAGAAGTTCCTGTAAGGAGAAACCTTTTCCAGCTAGCTTTGGCAAAGAATGTATAGATCTAATGTATGGTTGATGAATTAGTTCATCCAAGTCGCCTGAAGAAAGCCACCTGTGATCTGAACTACAAGTTAGAGGGATGGGCGATATGTCAAGGGAGTTTGTATCATATGGGTacttattaagataatacaCGAAAAttagaaagaaaaaaagaaaaaaagtcgTTACTCTACTAGATGAAGCCAACGATTGTTTGCTGTTGAGTTGATGTTTATGACTCCAGGGTAGCCCAAGGGAAGAAATCTTGTGGACTGCACGCTAAGAATACCTACTTAGTATTAAATAATTCACGCAAGTGTCACCAATTAGAAGCCGTCATCGTATAGGGGTTAGTACATCAGTTTGTGGCTCAATTGAAGCACTGAAAACGCAAGTTCGAGTCTTGCTGACGGCAAATCATTTCTTTTTGCTCTTTGTTCTGCTGGACTGTCGTCATTACACGTCGGTCTTCAGAATCTCTTTTTGCTTGGTCCCTCTTGGAGCCTTGATGCTGGACATTGATGGCTGACCCAATGAACAACCCACATCACCTTACTCCGTACTCAATGTCCATTCCCTTTTCCCCATGGTTTCTTATCATAAGCGTGTTAACGGTTGAAATCCCATTGATTCTCAATGGCTTTACCCACGAAAGTCGTTGGAATAAGCTAATCGGGTCACGATACTAACTGCTATTTCGGGAAGTTCCCTGTTTGGGCAACTGGAGAGACTTGGATGCAGAGCTCATGGATATGCGGGGATGTGTACCTGATTTTGTATTTCAAGAAACAAGCTGAATCGATGCATCCCTCAACTGCGTTGAATGGTCTGGCATGAGATTAGCACAGGTTGAGAGCTTCTCGTCTTTCACCGGCGGGACAGCGATGCTTGAGAGTGAATGTCTCCGATTGACTGCTCAATTGCAAAATAGCATCGACCTACCATTCAAATATCCGTACAATTTGACGCCCTGTCATCTTGCCCTGTCCATATCTGTACTACTCATTCTGTTGGTCACTGTGCTTACCCTAAGCATCAAAAAGAAAGCACCTGAAGCATCACCAAGTGCGAAACAACACTCAGCAACGCCAAAAAGAAATGCTTTGCCGTCAGCAAGACTCGAACTTGCGTTTTCAGTGCTTCAATTGAGCCACAAACTGATGTACTAACCCCTATACGATGACGGCCTGTCACAAGCTGGGTTGAAGCCCGGGTGCCCAAATGCCACTTATGAAGGCTTTTTCGTGGAGGTCCACTCGTGGGGTGGAGCTGTGTGTCAAACTTCTTGGCTTTTCTCCTCTGACATCCATGATACCATGAGCTACACCACGGTTCTTTGTTATTCTTGAATTGCAATTCGTATCTGACCTTTCTTATCTCTAATAGGATGTCCTAGTTCTCATGATATCTTCCATCTGAGACGATACGACGCTGGACCCATTCTCCATTTAGTCAGCGCTACGGAGCAAAGGAAGTTGAATTCCCTCTACCCATTTTATGGTTTGACTCCCCTGCACGAGAACATCATCACTTATTTTGTTTGCGTCTTTTTTGACAAGTTGTTCTTTGAATTTTTTAAGAAGTCTTGTGTACTTCGTGACATAAGAAAATTTCCCCAATGACAACAATGGTATCCCTTCGATTTCAGAAATCCCCTTCCCGATTGACAATGAACCCCACCATCCCATGAACGCCTTTGAATTCTCGATTTCTATCCGTACGACCGTTTCTGTTTACTGTTCTTTACTCTTGGGACATTCGTTTATTTGGTGAGCCAGCCAAGGTAGTCAGCAACGATCAGTGTCACCATACTGCGAAAGAAGTCAGCATCTTGTCGATATCTCAAGTTTTCGTGGGGGACTTACGCGTGAGGTGCAATGCGGACATAGTATGTGCCGAAGCCACGGTAGAATCGGCCGAGACCCTCCTGCTTGGCGACCTTGGAGAAGCAGTCGACCATGCCGCGGTAGGGAAGCTTGCCGTCGGGACCCTTGGACTGCTTCTGCAGGCGtgtcttgacaaagtcgaagggcagggagaagaaggaggcgaAGAAGCCGgcgatggcgctggcgctgagTGTCTGGGTCTGGGTTGACAGATCCGtgtgcttcttgagctgggccttggcctcgctgaagaaggcgagcTGACCAAAGTTGAGGGCCATGGCTCGGACGACGGTGGGAGCGGCTCCGGCCCAGAGGGCGCCGATGCCCTCGCTCTTGGCGATTCCGCCCAGGGCGTCGATGACTGACTTGTAGTTCTTTCGCTCGGCGAGGGGCTTGAGGCCGTCGCTCTGCATTCGGATGAGGGCGAGATCGGCGGGGTTACCAATCATGGCGGCGATACCACCGGCAGTCAGACCAGCAGTTGCTCGCTCGGCGAAGCCAACGGCACGgccctcagccttggctcggGCGGAAAGAGATCCCATGAGAGTGTCGAACATGCCCAAGCGGGCGGTGGTGTAGACAGCCTGGCGCAGGAGACCGGCCGAGAGACCAGTGTACAGGTCGAGAACCTTGCCGCTGGCAATGATCTGTCGAGTGACAGAGAGGGGAGTGGGCTTGGGACCAGCTGCTGTTCCCTCACCAGCGAGCTGGATGCGGACCTTGATCATATCGACGGGCTGGACGACGCTGGTGGCCACCATACCGCTGATACCACCGTTGACGAAGGGgaggatggccttggccacaGGAGAGTGCAGCAAGTCATTGGCGAGGGCAGCCGAGTCGCCCCTGGCAGCACCGAGGACATCGCTGGTCTTTGAGCGAGCTGATTCAGCCGCCTGCTTGAAGCCTGAGGagctcatgatggatgggttggtCTGAGGATGGCTATGCGAGTTCGGGTGTGGTGTATCGTATCTCGTTCAGGTCAGACGGGATCGATTCAAGCGAGTCGGCGTCtaggaggaggagttggtgaGCTTGGGCCGGGGATGACTGGTCTGGTGTAAGTCCAGAACCTGGGCAAGGTCGTGGGAAGACGATGGCTTTATAATATCACGGCACATGGCCACGAATGGCCGAGAGGGTACTGACTACAGCCGACTACGGCCTCGCACAGAGCAAGCCATAGCATGACGTCCAGGCCGAAGAGATCCGGAGGTTCATCCTCGGCCGGAGGACGCCCGGCCCTGGGGTGTGGGGGGTTCGAGGCTTGGGGTGTCCGGGGGAGGACAAGgggggggagaggagggaggaggggcgTGTGTGTAGGTGGGAGTATGAACGGGGGTGCAATCCCGCGATGGGTTCCGCCGCCCGCCGCCTGGTGGACCAGACAGAGCCAGAGACAGGAATATGCAGGGCAAGggaaagacgacgacgacgtttTGGACAAGCAAAGCTTACCGATGACGGGGTTTCAGGCGCGCGACCCGACGAGAAACCAAGACGGGAGCTGATGTGGAGTTCCCGTGTAATACTGCCGCGACTATTGCCGCGGATATTAgacgtcgacgtcgacgacaaCAGCAAGAGAGATGAATGCCGGGCGGGACTTACAGACGGAGATTGATGGGCGGCGCCAGGCGATCAAAGCTATGAAGCTCAAGCTGTGCTGTAGCTGTAGCTGTGCAGCTCACTCAGCACGGGTATTTCGGGTTGGATTCGATGAGAGGGCGCAAAAAGCCACTTGTGATGGTTGAGGGAGGGTGTTTTCGGAACTGACACGCCAAAATACAAGACGTGCTAAGCTATCAGTTGGGGAATTGAGACAGAACTCAAcagcctctctctctcactACGAATATCGATGATCGGCGAGTCAGAGGAGGTGAAAGAGGCAGAAAAGCTGGATGGTGGGAGGGACGCAGTAATAAGAGGTCAGGTCCTTTGACTCTTTGTGAGGGggacacacacacacgcgcACACGGAGGGTGACgtctgaagaagaggggaagAGCTCGATACAAatgcttcttcctctcgccCTTCTCTCGGCGGTTGAACGGTGTTCGGCGATGTTTCTTGATGCATTGGCATCAGAGGGGGAAGCACGAGACCTCCCATGATGGTCCCCCAAGCAGCACAGCTTACCATCGCGGTCGAGCAGAGTCGAGGAGAGCTGATATCAACCACTGGCGACCCTCCACCAAGGGCGCACGGCGAGCCACTCACCGAGGGACGTCACATACCAAGGTTCAGACCGTCGATACCTTCCCCCTCAGTGTGAATGTCTCTTGTGCTTCCCAATGAAGCGGGTGAGACGGCCACTGGTTGAGAGCTGTCTGCCGAGTGGTTGACGTCGCCACAGCGTCGCATTCAACCAATTCTTGAACGGCTCTCCCGCTTCGCCCATTCCCTTTTGCCTGCTTCTCAACTGCGGGGTTGAGACAGATCCCAAGGCTATTTTGGCTTTTTGCGGGAACGGTCTGCGATGGACGATCAAACTGGCAACGCCTCTTTGCGTGTGATGGCCGTTTTGGAGTGCGTGCTGTGGTAATCAGCAATTCACCCGTTGGTCCATTCCCCCTCACTTGTGAAGCTCTCTCACAGTCTCACTCATCTTACAGCAGCAACTCTCTTCTGGCCGGGCCGGCGATCCTTTGTTGAAAGACCATTCTGCGGGCGCCCAAATGGTTTTTCTTGTTGTTTTTCTTTGCCATGGTCGTCGATTAAGCAAGCCACAAGTCGTCGCATTGCATTTCCCACTCTCCACTCTCTGCCTGCGAATTGACAGCGAAAAAAAGAGGAGCTCAATCGTCCAGCGAGTGTTGCATCAAATCAAATGTCTTGACTGCTGCTCCAGATGAGGGGCTTCGCGCTGCCTACAAAAGCAAGCAAAGCGTTGTTTGTGGCTGCGGCTACGCCGGGTGTGGGcattggaggaggaggagctcagcCCAAAGGTGCCAAGCCAGAAGTTGATTAACCTTGGTTAACAAGGAAAACCAGCTGTTAAactggtggtggtggaatGAATGTCCGCCCGATGGATGACGACACAACGGTAATAAACGGCAGCTGGTTAGCTACAGTGCCGTCCTCTCACAGATTTCGAACCCCTGCCCTGTAGAGAACCTTCAGCGGGCGTCGTTTCGGATATTGATTTTCTAGAACCAGAAACCTCGTGTCACAGATGGGAAAGTGGTGAGAGGGAAAGGCCATCATGGTTGAGGCCATGCAGGTCCGGCTGTGCAGGCCAGGGCAGGGCAAACATCCACGAGCATCCTGgccatcctctctctctACTCTACAGCATCAGCCTGAATATCTCATCCACGGCCGCCGCTTGCGCCGGGTTGGTGCTTCTGTCAAAAAGCCCGGCCCCGGCCCGGGGCTGCCATACAGACAAGCATCTCGGGCTTTCTCTCGTGCATCCTACAGCTGTAGTCGTTTCTTTTTGATGCCGTGCCCAAACCATGGGGGGGCGGGGGGAGGGCGCCACAGAGTGCAGCTCAGTAGGCAGCGGCATTGGCCCTCAGCCATCTGTTGCTGTTTGTATGAGAAGCTTGAATTGCTAATGCCTGTCGCGTCGTTAGCTGGCGAGCAAGCGTCTCAGAAGGGTAAAGCTCCAAATGCGAGAAGAGGCCATCCATCGACAACACAATCCCGTCCAACATACGCGGCTCATTGTGGATGCGGGCCGTCGATGCAAAGACTCCACTAACTATTTCCTGTCCATCACTCTCTCGGCTCGCCAATAGTTATCTCCATTCAAGCACCGCTCGGCTCGGATGCAGAAGCTGGACCAGCTCGGCTCTGATAGACATCAAACCATGGACATTTACAAAGAAACCGCGCATTCTGATTCCATCATTAGACAGAACTTGCAAGCATGAGTTACACTACCGTCACTCATTCGTTACGACCCCCCTCCCCTGGTCATCGCCAGGGACCAAGCATGGATGTCAGTTACCCGTTTGAACTGCAGGCCGAGGAACTAGGACATTGAAATCCTAGAACGATGCACGGATACGTTAGAAACCTTCTTTTTATTTCTCGTCTGTAACTTATTACTGGAGAGTCACAGCCGTGGCAAAGCCGAACGCTTAAAGCCGCCCGtgtcccatccatctcgaacCAAATATCCTCGGCTATGAGACCTGGCAAGACGCCTATGGGATGGGCTCACCGGACATTGACAACACGTCATTCTCTTGATCGCTGTGACAGGAAGATGATAAATTCCCGAGGAACGAGGTTGATGACTGAGATTTTGCGCGGGCGCACGTTCGGGCCTCAAGGAGGACAATGCCATCCATACGGTCAGAACGAACGACTCTGTGAATCTTGGGGATCGTCGTATTCGCTAGACAATCTTGAAGAAGCGACCCCCAAGACTCTCACTCACATGCGTAGATCTAGACCTCGAGATGAAACGCACGTTGGCTGTCTACTACCTGTGATTACTGGTGAAATCGCCATAGCCGATGACGTCGCCCAACATTTAGACGCCAAACCGCTCAACTTGCTGTGCTGCAGCGCACATGTCGACGTGCGTTGGAACACAAGCGTTTGATGTCGGCTTTgctttttctctctcttgccCACGCCACACATCCAGTGAATGCCAGGGATCACCCTCTAGCCGCAGATACACAACCGGCATCCCCAACAGTGGGCGGCTACGGTACAGCTCAGTGGAGAGACAAGCCGGGCCCCTAGAAGCACAAGAGAGCCTCAAGCTGAGATAGCGTGCGTCCTACAGAGCTTGGGCCCATTCTTGTGGGGTTCTTGGGGGGGTGAAAGACAAGGCCCATCATGATCCATATTAGGTGCTACGTGTGGTCGTCGTCTGTCTCGTCTCTGCAAGTCCGGCCCCGAGGAAGATGTTTCCGAGGAACAAGCTTCGGAGTCGACATGACCGAGCCCGAAACGAGGTCAGGACTACGACATCCATGAGCATCCATGATAAGCCTTTCAACGAAACAGAAAAGCAACAAATAGACAGGCATGTGAAGGTTGGGGCTTCAACAATATGGCAACATGTCCTCGGCCCTCGACTCCGAAGTTGagacaaaaaaaaaaaaaaaaaaaataaaccCTGGAGAAATCTCCAAGACCCCAACCCCCAATGAGCTCAGCCCTAGTCCAAAACCCCAATATCTCgagattttttttcttctccagTGCTTATCTTGTAGTCCCCTTGTCGCGGGGTCTGAAATCTCTCATGACATCTCCGGCGCATTCGGACCTACCTCCCCTGACACGTTGGGGGACGCCATCTTGCATAGGATACGGGGTCGTGTGGGTAGCGAGGGACCTGTTTTTACGggcgtcatcatcatgactgaCACAGCAGCAGTAGCACTCTCGTTTTTTGGGGGTTCCAGCCTCTCATGATGAGAAACCTGCGCTTACCCCCTTACCTATGCAAGCCCTCATGTTCCTCCCAGACCGCTGCAGCAGCCATGTCCTCCCCCTCCCGGTCGTTGCGTGTTGGGTCATGCTGGGCGAACGTCTTGTTAATTTCCCCGGTGCCGTAGAGAGATAGACGACGTTGGCCCCCATTCCATTTGCCATACAAGGGGCACAGGCACATCCCACTGCTTCTCCCATGCCGCCGGTAAGAGACGGGTATTGACGCCTCACCAAACTCCCATGTGGAGATGCTTCTTTGGGTAGCTATATCAATAAGTGAGCCTTCAAGCAAGGTTTCGCTGCCATGCTCCATGGTCTGCGCCCGTTCTCCCCCCAATATCAGACTCGACCCGAGAAATCACCCGACTCTGACCGTTCAACAACGCAACATCGCCAGATGTCGTACCTCGGACGTCCCGTCCGAAGGAAACCACGTTTCCGAAGCCGTCAGCTAT
This window of the Fusarium keratoplasticum isolate Fu6.1 chromosome 3, whole genome shotgun sequence genome carries:
- a CDS encoding Epimerase domain-containing protein produces the protein MSSKPIVLVTGANGYIAGPVIAAFLEAGYAVRGSVRSKASADTLVKALSQYGDALEIVEVPDIIAPGAFNEAVKGVHAIAHLASPVSLSFTDPDPVLEAAIQGTRGVLESAITEPSIKSVVLMSSVAAVAAHDKELPYRFTEADWNLGALDLVKALGKNTPGPLIYVASKVAGEKAFWDFRDEKKPSFSMTALNPTFVMGPTPALDSLSKLGGTTAFIWQVFSGQEIPEPLSPGSSFVDVRDIARVAVFSVDHPEKANGERFLLTSGQFPPQAAADILRKAFPERQDIIKVGTPGKGYNPGYVYDENRVIDGSKAVRVTGKDYYPVEQTIIDTAKSYEKFL
- a CDS encoding putative mitochondrial 2-oxoglutarate/malate carrier protein — encoded protein: MSSSGFKQAAESARSKTSDVLGAARGDSAALANDLLHSPVAKAILPFVNGGISGMVATSVVQPVDMIKVRIQLAGEGTAAGPKPTPLSVTRQIIASGKVLDLYTGLSAGLLRQAVYTTARLGMFDTLMGSLSARAKAEGRAVGFAERATAGLTAGGIAAMIGNPADLALIRMQSDGLKPLAERKNYKSVIDALGGIAKSEGIGALWAGAAPTVVRAMALNFGQLAFFSEAKAQLKKHTDLSTQTQTLSASAIAGFFASFFSLPFDFVKTRLQKQSKGPDGKLPYRGMVDCFSKVAKQEGLGRFYRGFGTYYVRIAPHAMVTLIVADYLGWLTK